The following are from one region of the Quadrisphaera setariae genome:
- a CDS encoding inorganic phosphate transporter: MTTATIILVLLVVVALSFDFTNGFHDTANAMATSIATGALQPKTAVLLSGVLNLVGAFLSVEVALTVTNAVVKIQNSDGTPVVGLTGDGGTALLVIVLAGLAGAIVWNLFTWLLSLPSSSTHALFGGLLGATIAGLGWGGVNWAGNGSTIDGLLPKVIVPALASPVIAVLVAGLATWLVYRITAGVADRFTESGFRWGQIGSASLVSLAHGTNDAQKTMGVITLGLIATGHWTDTENIPFWVKACCALAIALGTYLGGWRIIRTLGKGLVEIAPPQGLSAESSSAAVILVSSHLGLPLSTTHVTTGSVLGTGLGRPGATVRWRVAGRMVVAWVITIPAAAVVGALLWGLAALLGGGLMGAVAVVVVLAAAATVMYHRSRQEPVHADNVNDEWHDGGPRTGSASGRTTVSA; this comes from the coding sequence GTGACCACTGCCACCATCATCCTGGTGCTGCTGGTCGTGGTGGCGCTCTCGTTCGACTTCACGAACGGCTTCCACGACACCGCCAACGCCATGGCGACCTCCATCGCCACCGGTGCGCTCCAGCCGAAGACGGCCGTGCTGCTGTCCGGCGTCCTGAACCTCGTCGGGGCCTTCCTCTCGGTGGAGGTGGCCCTGACCGTCACCAACGCCGTCGTGAAGATCCAGAACAGCGACGGCACACCCGTGGTCGGGCTCACCGGTGACGGGGGCACGGCCTTGCTGGTCATCGTGCTGGCCGGTCTGGCCGGCGCCATCGTGTGGAACCTGTTCACCTGGCTGCTGAGCCTGCCCTCCAGCTCCACGCACGCGCTGTTCGGCGGCCTGCTCGGCGCGACCATCGCCGGTCTGGGCTGGGGCGGGGTCAACTGGGCCGGGAACGGCTCGACGATCGACGGGCTGCTCCCGAAGGTCATCGTCCCGGCGCTGGCCTCGCCGGTCATCGCCGTCCTCGTCGCCGGGCTCGCGACCTGGCTGGTCTACCGGATCACCGCCGGCGTGGCCGACCGGTTCACCGAGAGCGGCTTCCGCTGGGGCCAGATCGGCTCGGCGTCCCTGGTCTCCCTGGCCCACGGCACCAACGACGCGCAGAAGACGATGGGCGTCATCACCCTGGGCCTGATCGCCACCGGTCACTGGACCGACACCGAGAACATCCCCTTCTGGGTCAAGGCCTGCTGCGCGCTGGCCATCGCGCTGGGCACCTACCTCGGCGGCTGGCGCATCATCCGCACCCTGGGCAAGGGCCTGGTGGAGATCGCCCCGCCGCAGGGGCTGTCCGCGGAGAGCTCCTCGGCCGCGGTGATCCTGGTGTCGAGCCACCTGGGCCTGCCGCTGTCGACCACGCACGTGACGACCGGCTCGGTGCTGGGAACCGGTCTGGGCCGTCCCGGTGCCACGGTCCGCTGGCGCGTGGCGGGCCGCATGGTCGTCGCGTGGGTCATCACCATCCCCGCCGCCGCCGTGGTGGGTGCGCTGCTGTGGGGCCTGGCCGCGCTGCTCGGCGGGGGGCTGATGGGGGCGGTCGCCGTCGTGGTGGTGCTCGCCGCGGCCGCGACGGTCATGTACCACCGCTCCCGGCAGGAGCCCGTGCACGCCGACAACGTCAACGACGAGTGGCACGACGGCGGCCCCCGCACGGGGTCCGCCTCCGGCCGCACCACCGTCTCCGCCTGA
- a CDS encoding DMT family transporter: MAGHQRSTRAHLLAVALVLFWSSGFIGAELGPGTAGAQTLLTWRCLVIALLLVPFLPRPSERWHAREWVRQAVLALLCQCLYLTGVFWAAAAGVPAGTSALVASLQPAVVLLATAGLHHGAVRRVHLWGLLAGTAGVALAAAGDVGAGASPLALALPVGAVLSLAAGTLLHQRWTREEPTGGRSMPLLQTLAVQSLFTAGFTTAVAAPGGDLLPPPSSAFWTAVGWTVVAGLGSYAAYYRAVDALGADRANALLYLTPAVTALWAAALFGGEVRSTTLAGLALSAAGAALLLRVESLRPVSGGTATDRSPHR, translated from the coding sequence GTGGCAGGACACCAGCGCTCGACGAGGGCCCACCTCCTCGCCGTCGCGCTGGTCCTCTTCTGGAGCTCCGGCTTCATCGGCGCCGAGCTGGGCCCAGGCACCGCAGGAGCTCAGACCCTGCTCACGTGGCGGTGCCTGGTGATCGCGCTCCTGCTCGTGCCCTTCCTGCCGCGGCCCTCCGAGCGCTGGCACGCCCGTGAGTGGGTCCGCCAGGCGGTGCTGGCGCTGCTGTGCCAGTGCCTCTACCTCACCGGCGTCTTCTGGGCAGCCGCCGCAGGTGTTCCCGCCGGCACCTCGGCCCTCGTCGCCTCGCTGCAGCCCGCCGTCGTCCTGCTCGCCACGGCCGGCCTGCACCACGGCGCCGTGCGCCGGGTCCACCTGTGGGGGCTCCTGGCCGGTACGGCGGGTGTCGCGCTCGCAGCCGCAGGTGACGTCGGCGCCGGAGCGTCGCCGCTGGCGCTGGCGCTTCCCGTCGGGGCGGTGCTGTCCCTCGCCGCGGGCACGCTCCTCCACCAGAGGTGGACGCGGGAGGAGCCCACCGGTGGACGCTCGATGCCGCTGCTGCAGACCCTGGCCGTGCAGAGCCTCTTCACCGCTGGCTTCACCACCGCGGTCGCCGCCCCGGGAGGAGACCTCCTGCCTCCTCCGTCGTCGGCCTTCTGGACGGCCGTCGGGTGGACCGTGGTCGCCGGGCTGGGCAGCTACGCCGCCTACTACCGCGCCGTCGACGCCCTGGGAGCCGACCGCGCCAACGCCCTGCTGTACCTGACTCCCGCGGTGACCGCCCTGTGGGCCGCCGCGCTGTTCGGGGGCGAGGTCCGCAGCACCACCCTGGCCGGGCTCGCGCTCAGCGCTGCGGGAGCAGCGCTGCTGCTCCGGGTGGAGTCCCTGCGGCCCGTGTCCGGAGGCACGGCGACCGACCGGTCACCCCACCGGTGA
- a CDS encoding DMT family transporter: MNRRSAVLFAGLGIAWGVPYLFIAIAVTELEPSVLVLARTALGALLLLPLALLRREVGPALRHWPALLVYTAAEVLVPWLLLARAERSLPSSTTALLIAAVPLVGLAVAALARRARLDDSPRRPLGGRGALGLAVGSLGVAALVGVSLTGADPVAVLEMAVVVVCYAIGAWVLGARLRDVPSAGVMAVSLAVSALVYLPVVLLGPGLPAQLPSGRVVLAVVVLGVVCTAGAFLLFGALVAAVGAVRTTTVVYVNPLVAVVAGALVLGERLTAWTAVGAVLVLAGSVLATAPPRRRAATDPALAAT, translated from the coding sequence GTGAACCGCCGCTCCGCCGTCCTCTTCGCCGGCCTGGGCATCGCCTGGGGCGTGCCCTACCTCTTCATCGCCATCGCCGTCACCGAGCTGGAGCCGTCGGTGCTGGTGCTGGCCCGCACCGCGCTGGGCGCGCTGCTCCTCCTGCCCCTGGCGCTGCTGCGCCGCGAGGTCGGCCCGGCCCTGCGCCACTGGCCGGCTCTGCTCGTCTACACAGCCGCCGAGGTGCTCGTGCCCTGGCTGCTGCTGGCCCGGGCCGAGCGCTCGCTGCCCAGCTCCACCACCGCGCTGCTCATCGCCGCGGTCCCGCTGGTGGGTCTGGCGGTGGCCGCCCTGGCCCGCCGCGCACGCCTCGACGACTCCCCGCGCCGTCCCCTCGGCGGGCGGGGCGCGCTCGGCCTGGCCGTGGGCAGCCTCGGCGTCGCGGCGCTCGTCGGCGTCTCCCTGACCGGCGCCGACCCCGTCGCGGTGCTCGAGATGGCCGTGGTGGTGGTCTGCTACGCCATCGGCGCGTGGGTGCTCGGCGCGCGCCTGCGCGACGTCCCCAGCGCCGGGGTCATGGCGGTCTCGCTGGCGGTCTCCGCGCTGGTCTACCTGCCCGTGGTGCTGCTGGGGCCGGGCCTGCCGGCGCAGCTGCCGTCGGGCCGGGTGGTGCTCGCCGTCGTCGTCCTCGGGGTGGTGTGCACGGCGGGGGCGTTCCTGCTGTTCGGGGCGCTGGTGGCGGCCGTCGGCGCGGTCCGCACCACCACGGTGGTGTACGTGAACCCGCTGGTCGCGGTGGTCGCCGGGGCCCTGGTGCTGGGGGAGCGGCTCACCGCGTGGACCGCTGTGGGAGCCGTCCTCGTGCTGGCCGGGTCGGTGCTGGCGACGGCGCCCCCGCGCCGCCGCGCCGCCACCGACCCGGCGCTCGCGGCGACCTGA
- a CDS encoding IclR family transcriptional regulator domain-containing protein, whose protein sequence is MRETGRHRTSPDFVEAVARGLDVIRALGTGAPSLALSEVADRAGLARPTAHRILLTLADLGYVRAEQGAFSLTPRVLDLGLAYVTASGVWDAAHHHLRQLVDRTGESCSVAQLDGSDVVYVARVAVPKLVTLRADVGTRFPAAVTSLGKVLLADLPADELHRVLDVPSRSGVTTAAPVDPAALEEELARVRDQGWAATDQLLAPAVRSVAAPVRGAGERVVAAVNVNAHALETSMETLVEHHLPLLLETAAAISADLARLQAVPSELRVPSSWR, encoded by the coding sequence GTGCGCGAGACCGGACGGCACCGGACCAGCCCCGACTTCGTCGAGGCGGTCGCCCGGGGCCTCGACGTCATCCGGGCCCTGGGCACCGGCGCGCCCTCGCTCGCGCTGAGCGAGGTCGCGGACCGGGCCGGCCTGGCCCGCCCCACGGCCCACCGCATCCTGCTGACCCTCGCCGACCTCGGCTACGTCCGCGCCGAGCAGGGCGCCTTCTCCCTCACCCCGCGCGTGCTCGACCTCGGACTGGCCTACGTCACCGCCAGCGGCGTGTGGGACGCGGCGCACCACCACCTGCGCCAGCTCGTCGACCGCACCGGGGAGTCGTGCTCGGTGGCGCAGCTCGACGGGTCGGACGTCGTCTACGTCGCGCGGGTGGCGGTGCCCAAGCTGGTCACGCTGCGCGCCGACGTCGGCACGCGCTTCCCCGCCGCGGTCACCTCGCTCGGCAAGGTGCTCCTGGCCGACCTCCCGGCCGACGAGCTGCACCGGGTGCTCGACGTGCCCTCGCGCTCCGGTGTGACCACCGCCGCCCCGGTGGACCCGGCGGCGCTCGAGGAGGAGCTGGCGCGCGTGCGCGACCAGGGCTGGGCCGCCACCGACCAGCTGCTCGCCCCCGCCGTGCGCTCCGTGGCGGCACCGGTCCGCGGGGCCGGCGAGCGGGTGGTGGCGGCGGTCAACGTCAACGCCCACGCCCTCGAGACGTCCATGGAGACGCTCGTGGAGCACCACCTGCCGCTGCTGCTGGAGACGGCTGCCGCCATCAGCGCCGACCTCGCGCGCCTGCAGGCGGTGCCGTCCGAGCTGCGCGTGCCCAGCAGCTGGCGATGA
- a CDS encoding citryl-CoA lyase → MSERPVYETALGASSRETITLLGHDLARDVMGTVGFGELAYWLATQRRPTPGQTRLFEAVLAALADHGFTPTAIVTRLTYLSAPDSVQGALAAGLLGGGSRFLGVTEDCGRFLHAALVRAAADGPLPAGDDDAGWDALARAAVTAEHDARRRIPGLGHHVHKDGDPRTPRLQHIAAEEDLVGPHLALFTAIGRVAPEVLGKTLPLNGAGTCGAVLADLGLPLELLRGFALLARTAGLIGQLAEELRHPVANDVFLAVDLNNRSVAPDPLPEQQL, encoded by the coding sequence GTGAGCGAGCGGCCGGTGTACGAGACGGCGCTGGGCGCCTCCAGCCGCGAGACCATCACCCTGCTCGGCCACGACCTCGCCCGGGACGTCATGGGGACGGTCGGCTTCGGTGAGCTGGCCTACTGGCTGGCCACCCAGCGCCGGCCCACCCCGGGGCAGACCCGGCTGTTCGAGGCGGTGCTGGCGGCCCTGGCCGACCACGGCTTCACGCCCACCGCCATCGTCACGCGCCTGACGTACCTGTCCGCGCCCGACTCGGTGCAGGGCGCGCTGGCCGCCGGCCTGCTGGGCGGCGGTTCGCGGTTCCTCGGGGTCACCGAGGACTGCGGCCGCTTCCTGCACGCCGCCCTGGTCCGCGCCGCCGCGGACGGCCCGCTGCCCGCCGGCGACGACGACGCGGGCTGGGACGCGCTGGCCCGAGCCGCCGTGACCGCAGAGCACGACGCACGGCGCCGCATCCCCGGCCTGGGGCACCACGTCCACAAGGACGGCGACCCGCGCACCCCGCGCCTGCAGCACATCGCCGCCGAGGAAGACCTCGTCGGTCCGCACCTGGCGCTGTTCACCGCCATCGGCCGGGTGGCGCCGGAGGTCCTCGGCAAGACCCTGCCGCTCAACGGGGCCGGCACCTGCGGAGCGGTGCTCGCGGACCTGGGGCTGCCGCTGGAGCTGCTGCGCGGCTTCGCGCTGCTGGCCCGCACCGCCGGCCTCATCGGCCAGCTCGCCGAGGAGCTGCGCCACCCCGTGGCCAACGACGTCTTCCTCGCCGTCGACCTCAACAACCGCTCGGTCGCTCCCGACCCGCTGCCCGAGCAGCAGCTCTAG
- a CDS encoding TetR/AcrR family transcriptional regulator, whose translation MSGVRAGALTVLDEHTPAALRPALEPVPVLTPAGERLLDAASDLFHSRGVRAVGVDLIADTAGTTKKTLYDRFGSKDALVALYLLRRAHRWRAHVLDQLDALEVPGGPEPTRSQRVLRVFEVLETWMGEERRGCAFVNAFAELGGGDHPALPVIRAEKAWMRALFDELAADATAGAHLHLLYEGTLVVMTAGGDPTAAARARSAVLRVLQEPQVAEPSRGGPSPS comes from the coding sequence GTGAGCGGAGTGCGTGCAGGTGCGCTGACGGTGCTCGACGAGCACACGCCGGCGGCGCTGCGCCCCGCCCTCGAGCCGGTCCCCGTCCTGACCCCAGCCGGCGAGCGCCTGCTGGACGCCGCCAGCGACCTCTTCCACAGCCGAGGCGTGCGCGCGGTGGGCGTCGACCTCATCGCCGACACCGCCGGGACCACCAAGAAGACGCTGTACGACAGGTTCGGTTCCAAGGACGCCCTGGTCGCCCTGTACCTGCTGCGGCGAGCACACCGCTGGCGCGCGCACGTCCTGGACCAGCTCGACGCCCTGGAGGTGCCTGGAGGACCCGAGCCGACGCGCTCCCAGCGCGTGCTGCGCGTCTTCGAGGTGCTCGAGACCTGGATGGGGGAGGAGCGGCGCGGCTGCGCCTTCGTCAACGCCTTCGCCGAGCTGGGCGGGGGCGACCACCCCGCGCTCCCCGTCATCCGCGCGGAGAAGGCCTGGATGCGGGCGCTCTTCGACGAGCTGGCCGCGGACGCCACCGCCGGCGCCCACCTGCACCTGCTCTACGAGGGGACGCTGGTGGTCATGACCGCCGGCGGAGACCCGACGGCGGCGGCGCGCGCGCGGTCGGCGGTGCTCCGAGTGCTCCAGGAGCCCCAGGTGGCGGAGCCGTCACGCGGAGGGCCGTCGCCGTCCTGA
- a CDS encoding VOC family protein, with amino-acid sequence MRVKPAPAMSPRGPSGLERMEFSRVLAQAAVTDVEVAERWYTALFDGPPTTRPMGGLLEWHLTPTAGVQVWCDAERAGRSCVVLGVAGAGVVDALATRLAAAGTAHGGVEPGGGARLLRLTDPDGNLVVVTGP; translated from the coding sequence GTGAGGGTCAAGCCCGCGCCGGCGATGAGTCCGCGCGGGCCCAGCGGTCTGGAGCGCATGGAGTTCTCCCGGGTCCTCGCGCAGGCCGCCGTCACCGACGTCGAGGTGGCCGAGCGCTGGTACACCGCCCTGTTCGACGGGCCACCCACCACGCGCCCGATGGGCGGGCTGCTGGAGTGGCACCTCACGCCGACCGCCGGCGTGCAGGTGTGGTGCGACGCCGAGCGCGCCGGCCGGTCGTGCGTGGTGCTCGGCGTCGCTGGCGCCGGGGTGGTGGACGCGCTCGCCACCCGCCTGGCGGCTGCTGGCACGGCCCACGGCGGGGTCGAGCCCGGAGGAGGTGCGCGCCTGCTGCGCCTCACCGACCCCGACGGCAACCTCGTGGTGGTCACCGGCCCCTGA
- a CDS encoding AMIN-like domain-containing (lipo)protein has translation MPRTPTTSAVAALLGAVLLAGCGAPDPGPARADQPLSTATEEEPATPSASTPTSGSVDDDAGGTGQEATPFVPLDRAGEAPGSGSASIVGVRTGEHEGYERVVLDLAGEPEQVAGWFVGAVPQPLQDASGELLDVEGDRFLDLAVTGIANGGDGQVDSAGRRAFVGAVGGTGGLVEQVWVGGAWEGQAQVLLGLDEAVSEYRVVALSDPQRIVVDVR, from the coding sequence GTGCCGCGCACACCGACCACCTCGGCCGTCGCAGCGCTGCTGGGCGCTGTCCTCCTCGCCGGCTGCGGGGCGCCGGACCCCGGCCCTGCCCGTGCCGACCAGCCGCTGAGCACCGCCACCGAGGAGGAACCGGCGACGCCGTCGGCCAGCACGCCGACCAGCGGCTCGGTCGACGACGACGCGGGAGGCACCGGCCAGGAGGCGACGCCCTTCGTCCCGCTGGACCGGGCCGGCGAGGCACCCGGTTCCGGCTCGGCCAGCATCGTCGGCGTCCGCACCGGTGAGCACGAGGGCTACGAGCGCGTCGTGCTGGACCTGGCGGGCGAGCCGGAGCAGGTCGCAGGCTGGTTCGTCGGCGCGGTGCCCCAGCCGCTGCAGGACGCCTCCGGTGAGCTGCTCGACGTCGAGGGGGACCGCTTCCTGGACCTCGCGGTGACCGGCATCGCCAACGGCGGCGACGGGCAGGTCGACTCCGCCGGGCGGAGGGCGTTCGTCGGCGCCGTCGGCGGGACCGGCGGCCTGGTCGAGCAGGTCTGGGTGGGCGGCGCGTGGGAGGGCCAGGCGCAGGTGCTGCTCGGCCTCGACGAGGCCGTGAGCGAGTACCGGGTGGTGGCGCTGAGCGACCCGCAGCGCATCGTCGTCGACGTCCGCTGA
- a CDS encoding MerR family transcriptional regulator, with amino-acid sequence MTAPHRTDEHDDDGNRPSDLLTVGRVAELTGVSVRTLHHYDAVGLVRPSGRTSAGYRLYAVDDVERLQAVVVYRRLGFSLEEIGALLAADGEEVVDHLRRQRDAVTARLQEDADLLAAIERALEARMTGIQLTPDEQRELFGDSFSEDYAVEAQERWGQTEQWAQSQQRTAQYTKADWEQVRAEGDALNTAFAELLAAGEPADGDAATAVAERHRLHVCERFYDMSHAMHRSVSQLYVDDPRFTATYEAVAPGLAQYVRDAAHANAARHGVTEGCTS; translated from the coding sequence GTGACCGCACCGCACCGCACCGATGAGCACGACGACGACGGCAACCGGCCCAGCGACCTGCTGACCGTGGGCCGCGTGGCCGAGCTGACCGGTGTCAGCGTCCGCACGCTGCACCACTACGACGCCGTCGGCCTGGTGCGTCCCTCGGGGCGCACCTCCGCGGGCTACCGGCTGTACGCCGTCGACGACGTCGAGCGGCTGCAGGCGGTGGTCGTCTACCGCCGCCTCGGGTTCTCCCTGGAGGAGATCGGCGCGCTGCTGGCGGCTGACGGTGAGGAGGTGGTCGACCACCTGCGGCGCCAGCGCGACGCGGTCACGGCCAGGCTGCAGGAGGACGCAGACCTCCTCGCGGCGATCGAGAGAGCACTGGAGGCGAGGATGACCGGGATCCAGCTGACCCCCGACGAGCAGCGCGAGCTGTTCGGCGACTCGTTCAGCGAGGACTACGCCGTGGAGGCGCAGGAGCGCTGGGGGCAGACCGAGCAGTGGGCGCAGTCGCAGCAGCGCACCGCGCAGTACACGAAGGCGGACTGGGAGCAGGTCAGGGCCGAGGGTGACGCCCTCAACACCGCCTTCGCCGAGCTGCTCGCGGCGGGGGAGCCCGCCGACGGCGACGCCGCGACGGCCGTCGCCGAGCGGCACCGCCTCCACGTGTGCGAGCGGTTCTACGACATGTCCCACGCGATGCACCGGTCGGTGAGCCAGCTCTACGTGGACGACCCCCGCTTCACCGCCACCTACGAGGCGGTGGCCCCGGGACTGGCGCAGTACGTGCGCGACGCCGCCCACGCCAACGCGGCGCGCCACGGCGTCACGGAGGGCTGCACCAGCTGA
- a CDS encoding alpha/beta fold hydrolase, protein MTSTTWTPGTLDVPGARLHHEVAGPDGAPVVVLVGHPAGADDFRDLGEHLANDHRVLLHDPRGFGASPLDDPDDDADPRRLADDVAALLEAVAGPDARADVFGSSGGAVTGLAFAARHPQRLRVLVAHEPPLFGVLPDAAERRADAERIVATLHEQGVWPAMGAFMALAGFEAPEGGDTSHDPQPPADPTGQHVAAMTRMIGKGLLPVCGYDVDLDALRAAEASGARVVLAAGRESGRQLARRGAEGLAARLDREAAMVTGGHVDWVPWMGGDPERFARQLRALLA, encoded by the coding sequence ATGACCAGCACCACCTGGACCCCCGGCACCCTGGACGTGCCCGGCGCGCGCCTGCACCACGAGGTGGCCGGACCGGACGGCGCGCCCGTCGTCGTCCTCGTCGGCCACCCCGCGGGCGCGGACGACTTCCGCGACCTGGGCGAGCACCTCGCGAACGACCACCGCGTGCTCCTGCACGACCCGCGCGGCTTCGGCGCCAGCCCCCTGGACGACCCCGACGACGACGCCGACCCGCGCCGCCTCGCCGACGACGTCGCCGCGCTCCTCGAGGCCGTCGCCGGTCCGGACGCCCGCGCGGACGTGTTCGGCTCCAGCGGTGGCGCGGTGACCGGCCTGGCCTTCGCGGCACGCCACCCGCAGCGGCTGCGGGTGCTCGTGGCCCACGAGCCGCCGCTGTTCGGGGTGCTGCCCGACGCGGCGGAGCGCCGGGCTGACGCCGAGCGGATCGTCGCCACCCTCCACGAGCAGGGGGTGTGGCCGGCCATGGGCGCCTTCATGGCGCTGGCCGGCTTCGAGGCGCCCGAGGGCGGCGACACCTCGCACGACCCGCAGCCGCCCGCCGACCCGACCGGGCAGCACGTGGCGGCGATGACCCGGATGATCGGCAAGGGTCTGCTCCCGGTGTGCGGGTACGACGTCGACCTCGACGCCCTGCGCGCGGCCGAGGCCTCCGGCGCGCGCGTGGTGCTGGCCGCCGGGCGCGAGTCCGGGAGGCAGCTGGCCCGCCGCGGCGCCGAAGGCCTGGCGGCCCGGCTCGACCGCGAGGCGGCGATGGTGACCGGAGGGCACGTCGACTGGGTGCCGTGGATGGGCGGAGACCCCGAGCGCTTCGCCCGCCAGCTCCGGGCGCTGCTGGCCTGA
- a CDS encoding MarR family winged helix-turn-helix transcriptional regulator, whose product MTDDGVEDLVAASRALLGVVARSLAPALEEVTVPQFRLLVLASELGPVRSSDLAERLAVGGSTLTRSVDRLVAGGWLERRPGASDRREVLVATTEAGQRLVREVTDRRRDELARVVARMTPRDRALLARGAAAFRRAADEPLPEELSPYGG is encoded by the coding sequence GTGACGGACGACGGCGTGGAGGACCTCGTGGCCGCCTCGCGCGCGCTGCTCGGCGTGGTGGCGCGCTCGCTGGCACCAGCGCTCGAGGAGGTGACGGTCCCCCAGTTCCGACTGCTCGTGCTGGCCAGCGAGCTGGGCCCGGTGCGCTCCAGCGACCTCGCCGAGCGGCTCGCGGTGGGGGGGTCCACGCTGACCCGCTCGGTGGACCGGCTCGTGGCCGGCGGGTGGCTGGAGCGGCGCCCCGGAGCCTCGGACCGGCGGGAGGTGCTGGTGGCGACCACCGAGGCCGGTCAGCGCCTGGTGCGCGAGGTCACCGACCGGCGGCGGGACGAGCTCGCCCGGGTGGTGGCGCGCATGACTCCCCGGGACCGGGCGCTCCTGGCGCGCGGGGCGGCCGCGTTCCGCCGCGCCGCCGACGAGCCGCTGCCGGAGGAGCTGTCGCCCTACGGAGGCTGA
- a CDS encoding CaiB/BaiF CoA transferase family protein, whose product MTTDATTAPAAARGALEGLLVADFSRVLAGPYATQLMGDLGATVVKVEAPAGDETRGWAPPERDGVSTYYLGINRNKADVVLDFKDPGDRALAQELARRADVVIENFKPGGLAKFGLDYDSTAATNPGVVYASISGFGSAGGAALPGYDLIVQAASGLMSLTGDPDGQAYRSGVSVFDIMTGMQATIGVLAALRHREATGQGQHVEVNLLSTALSAMANHSSTFIAAGQVPFRMGNAHPSLFPYEPLATADGELVVVAANNAQFGKLAAALGVPELVDDLRFAATEDRNRHREQLRPLLLEALARRSSQEWFEVLTAAGVACGPINTIDGGVALAEQLGLEPVVHVGEGDAAVPVVRNPIRFSATPATYRTPPPSLGADDDAVRAWLAGPAEAVLGERPGEVR is encoded by the coding sequence ATGACGACCGATGCCACGACCGCGCCCGCGGCCGCCCGCGGTGCCCTGGAGGGCCTGCTGGTCGCCGACTTCTCCCGGGTGCTGGCCGGCCCGTACGCCACCCAGCTCATGGGCGACCTCGGCGCCACCGTGGTGAAGGTCGAGGCCCCCGCGGGCGACGAGACCCGCGGCTGGGCCCCGCCCGAGCGCGACGGGGTCTCCACGTACTACCTGGGCATCAACCGCAACAAGGCCGACGTCGTCCTCGACTTCAAGGACCCGGGCGACCGGGCCCTGGCGCAGGAGCTGGCCCGGCGCGCCGACGTCGTCATCGAGAACTTCAAGCCCGGCGGCCTGGCCAAGTTCGGCCTCGACTACGACAGCACCGCCGCCACCAACCCCGGGGTCGTCTACGCCTCCATCAGCGGCTTCGGCAGCGCCGGCGGGGCTGCGCTGCCGGGGTACGACCTCATCGTCCAGGCCGCCTCGGGGCTCATGAGCCTGACCGGAGACCCCGACGGGCAGGCGTACCGGTCCGGGGTGTCGGTCTTCGACATCATGACCGGGATGCAGGCCACCATCGGCGTGCTCGCGGCGCTGCGGCACCGGGAGGCGACCGGGCAGGGCCAGCACGTGGAGGTGAACCTGCTCTCCACGGCGCTGTCGGCGATGGCCAACCACTCCTCGACGTTCATCGCCGCCGGTCAGGTGCCGTTCCGGATGGGCAACGCCCACCCCTCGCTGTTCCCCTACGAGCCGCTGGCCACCGCCGACGGCGAGCTGGTGGTGGTGGCGGCGAACAACGCGCAGTTCGGCAAGCTCGCCGCCGCCCTGGGCGTGCCGGAGCTCGTGGACGACCTGCGGTTCGCAGCCACCGAGGACCGCAACCGCCACCGCGAGCAGCTGCGCCCCCTGCTGCTGGAGGCGCTGGCCCGTCGCAGCAGCCAGGAGTGGTTCGAGGTGCTCACCGCCGCGGGAGTGGCGTGCGGGCCGATCAACACCATCGACGGCGGCGTGGCGCTGGCCGAGCAGCTGGGCCTGGAACCGGTGGTGCACGTCGGCGAGGGGGACGCGGCGGTGCCGGTGGTGCGCAACCCGATCCGCTTCTCGGCGACCCCCGCCACCTACCGCACCCCGCCGCCGTCGCTGGGTGCCGACGACGACGCCGTGCGCGCGTGGCTGGCCGGACCGGCCGAGGCGGTGCTGGGCGAGCGACCGGGGGAGGTCCGGTGA
- a CDS encoding DUF3349 domain-containing protein, giving the protein MSAQPTSRTDDAAPGAVARVLSWLRAGYPAGVPRGDYVALLGLLRRKLTDTEVRLIADELVGMAQQGEVITTADVERLVGGATLDEASPSEVARVSARLAAGGWPLAEAR; this is encoded by the coding sequence GTGAGCGCACAGCCGACGTCGCGGACCGACGACGCCGCGCCGGGGGCCGTCGCCAGGGTCCTCAGCTGGCTGCGCGCCGGCTACCCCGCCGGGGTGCCCCGCGGCGACTACGTGGCCCTGCTCGGGCTGCTGCGCCGCAAGCTCACGGACACCGAGGTGCGGCTCATCGCCGACGAGCTGGTGGGCATGGCCCAGCAGGGAGAGGTCATCACGACGGCTGACGTCGAGCGGCTGGTCGGCGGTGCGACCCTCGACGAGGCGTCCCCCTCCGAGGTGGCCCGGGTCTCGGCCCGGCTCGCTGCAGGCGGGTGGCCGCTCGCCGAGGCCCGGTGA